Below is a genomic region from Polluticoccus soli.
TAAGTCTTGTTAAGGAGGTGCAATTTTACGGATTTTTTTGGGGATTATGGTGGGTTTATATGGGTTTTAGCTGTAATCTCAGGTTTCATTTCTCTAGTCATACTTCCGTGTTACCTCCTTCTTTTCTTTTGGCTTGAACCAAAAGAAAAGAAGCAAAAGAAAAGTTCAAGGCTTAGCGAAACCGGCTAAAAATTCATTTCGCTCCGTTGCAGTGAAATAGCTTACTATGTTCCATTCGATTTCTATTTAGCAATGTTGAAATCACCTTCCTGTTCTCTGTGAAACCTTTCACTGCGGCCACTGCACTCAATGAATTTTCTTAACGCCTTATTCGCCCATGCCGGTCCTTACTTTTCAATCAGACTATCAGCCTAATCAGTCCCATCTCGATTAATCTGAGGTTCAGACAATGGCTTCAGTTCTTCCACCAACCCCTCAAACACACCATCCGGAAAGTGATACAGCTCTTTCAATTGGGCATAGTTGGTGAAGGCACCGATGGTATTTCGGCGCACGATGATCTTGTGCGCCAGCTTAGGGCCTATGCCACGGAGTTGGAGCAGGGTGATGGAGTCGGCGGTATTGAGGTCTATTTGCAGTGGCCTGATGGCGATGTGGGGTGCGAGCATGGTGTATTCTTCATTGGTGAGGGTGTAGAGTGGTTTGAGGTCTTCCTTCTTGTAAAAGCGTTTGCCTTTGGCGCGCCACTTCAGCAGGTTGGCGATGGTGTGTGGTTTGAGTCCGAAACTGCGGAGGGTGAGGCTGTCGGCGGTGTTGGGGTCGAATGTCTGAACCGCTGATTTGAATGATTTTTCTGATTGCGCTGATGGTGTTGTTGGTGATTCCGCGTCCTCCAGATTTGTTGCCGGTTGTTTCCTTTTTGGGGTGGTTTTTAAAAAGCCATCGTTTTGTTGCCGGTATGCTGCTGCTATTCGCGGCTCTCCTACCCTGCTGTTGGGCTCTGCTGTTATCACTCTTGCTGCAATGACAACCGCCAGCAACAGGCACAACCCTATCAGCCCGTTTCGCTCGGGGCGGGTGAAGTTGGTGTATGACTTGATGAGGCGCTTCATGGGTTTGACGGGTTAAGATACAGCTTTCGGGAATTGTTAAAATGTCACGTAAGAGCTTGCATTTCAGGTAACAATTTGATAACTTTAAAATAACAAACGTTATCAACATGCATCTTTATCTGCTTTCTATGCCCGGTTATGAGGTGTTTGGCCTAGCTCTGCTACCTATCTTCCTCCTGTATTTCTTTTACCTGGTTCTTAAAGGGTATCTCCAGAAGAAATAGTCTTTCCTATTACATATTGACCGCGATCCTGTAACATTCTGTCATAGAATTGATACATTTATTGCAGAAACCTGCTGATATTCTTATACAATTTCCGCTTCTCTCCTTGTGCGACATAAAATCGCTGAAACACGCTTTGAACAAGGGTTATACTGTTTTGTTCTCATGGGTGCGATTGTCGGTTTTGTTTAGTTTTGTATAGAAAAATCAAACTTTCGCGGAGAAAAAAATTTGTTTGCAGTTTTGGCGCTGGGCGCGATTGGATGTGCGTACGGTTTTAGGGTTCTCATATCGGTAGCTTTCTATTACAAATATACAACAATTTTCCTTTAAGGACAATTTAATTTATCAGGAGCCGGGCTGTTATTAGATAAATTATTATCTTTAGCGTTACCATTACCCAAAACCTACTATCTATGAAGTACTTATTGCCCTTGCTGCTGGCATTTTATTGCCTGTCGTCTAATGCCCAAAATATTCTTACAAATGGCAGCTTCGAACAGTACACTAATTGCAGTATGGGGCCCTTTACAAACAGTACTAACTGGAGGCCATATACAAGCGGAGGAAGCCCCGACTACTATAACAGTTGCGGTCCCGCGATGGTGCCTACGAACTGGATAGGAACACAAACACCTGCTCATGGTAACGCTTACGCTGGTTTTTCAGCCTACACGCCCAACAACTTTTACGAGTATGTCGCCACAAGCTTTCCACCTTTAACACCAGGATTCACCTATGAAATATCTATATCGGCATCGCTTGCAGATGTTAGCGGTTTCGGCGTCAATGGACTTGGTGTCTATTTCTATGATGGCGGACCAGCTACCATTACCATGCCCGGAGTGTGCCTTTCCGTAACACCCCAGGTATCTTTTTCAAGTTACGGGCCACAGACAAACACGACGGGTTGGAATCGCCTGGTTGGTACTTTTGTGGCAGACTCAACCTACGACAACCTGGTAATTGGCGGCTTCCTTGCTCCTTCGGCTGCGACCATTGTGACTAACCCTGGTGGCAGCTCAGGGTACGCGTACTACTATATCGATTCGGTAGTACTCAAAACCAGCGATTCTCTTAAACTACAGTTTACAGGAAACATGCTTTGCGGCGCCGATAGCTTCATGGTGCCCTACGTGGCAAGTACCGGGTTGTTCAACTCTGGCAATGTGTTCACCGTGCAGTTGTCCAACGCAAGCGGAAGTTTTGCAACCCCCATTAACATCGGTTCAAAAGCCGCGACTACCGGCGGGACGATAAAAGTTGGATTGCCCTCGTCGCTCACACCGGGAACGGGCTATCGCATGCGCGTTGTGGCTTCAAATATTGTGTTCGCTTCAACTGACAACGGAACGGATATAGCCATAGCGATGACCCCTCCGGTAAAACCGGTGGCGGCAAGTAATAACCCGGTGTGCGAAGGCAATACAATTACCTTGTCGGCAACCACAACCAGCAGCGTAACAGGCTGGTCGTGGACAGGTCCCAATAATTTTTCAAGTACAGTATCCAATCCCTCTATCAATAATGCTACGCAGCCTCTATCTGGCATATATATAGTTAAAGCCTTGAACTACGGCTGCATTTCCAGCGATACCGAACTGGTAACAATTATACCAAACCCGATTGTTGTAGCAGCTAGCAACAGCCCGGTGTGCGAAGGCGTAACGCTTAATCTTTCGGCCAGCAACGCAGGAGCGGGAGCTGGTTACTCCTGGACTGGTCCTGCCGGCTTTTCTGCCGGCATACAGAATCCGGCGCTGACCAATATCACATCAGCACAGGCGGGAGACTATGTGGTAACCGCGACGCTGAGCGGCTGCACTGCCAGAGACACTGTTACCGTGCAAACCAAACTAATGCCAGCCGTTCCTGTTGTCAGCGTGTCAGGACCATCATGCATTGGCGGCAGCCTGAACCTGACAGCTGCAAGTAGCACCAGTGGCGTGAACTACAACTGGACTGGGCCACTTTCGTTTACTTCAACAACACAAAATCCAATAATAACGAATACTACAACTTCCATGTCGGGTGTTTATAGTGTTACAGCTACACTCAACGGCTGCACTTCGGCAGCGGGCGCAACCGTTGCTACGGTACACTTGTATCCTGCTACCCCTACTGCATCCAGCAGCACGCCAGTTTGTGCCGGTGGAACGTCGAATCTGTCGGCAAATAGCATAACACCAGGCGTGAACTACAACTGGACAGGACCAAACGGGTTTACATCAACAGCACAAAATCCATCGATCAGTCCGGCACCATTAAATGGAAGTGGCATCTACAGCGTGACAGCGGAAGCTAATGGTTGCGTGTCGCCAGCAGGTAGCACCAACGTCACCATTAACAATGTCTCTTCCCTCGGCGTGTACCCCAGCCCCAACGATACACTCTGCATCAACAATGCAAACGCAAACTTCGTATCTGTACCATTTAACGCAGGCACTGCGCCGCAATACCAGTGGTTCAAGAACAATACGCTTATTGGTGGAGCAACAAGCATTACCTACCCTGCAACGGGTATTGCTGATGGTGATAGTTTTTATTGCCGCATGACAGTGACCGGTTTGTGTGCTGATCCACTTATTCTTTATAGCAACAAAGTAGGCATGACCGTGCTACCTCTTACAGCAGGACCTACTGTTTCAATAACAGCAGATCCGGGCACGCTGCTCAGCCCATGGCAGCTGGTGAAGTTTACGGCTGTAGCTACTAATGCAGGTACCCTGCCTAAATACCAATGGAAACGTAACGGCCAGGATGTGATAGGCGCTACCAGCAATGTGTGGAGTGCGAATAACCTTTCGAACTTAGATACTATCAGCTGTATCGTAACAAGCGACGTGTGGTGCGCTTCTCCGGCCAGCAATTTCAGCAACAGGATGGTAGTGAATATTAAGACAGGCATCTCGGACATTGACGCTGACAGGAAACTGGAGTTGTTCCCGAATCCTAATAACGGGTCGTTTGTTGTGAACATCCCCACCTTCAAAGGGGGTAATCTACGTGTCGACGTTGTCGACGCGCTGGGAAGAACTGTTTACAGAGATCAATTACAGACTGCTAATCATCAATTGGAGATCGCCTTGCCTGCTTCTGTGGCTAATGGCGTGTATATGCTGAAGCTGGGTGTGGATGGTGCGGTGTATCATGCAAGGTTTACTGTGGGAAGGTAGCCGATTGCATTTTCAATAATGATTATCTTTAAAGTTACCATTACCCAACCTAACTATCTATGAAGTACTTATTACCCTTGTTGCTTGTATTTTGTTGCTTGTCGTCTAATGCGCAGAATATTGTTCCAAATGGCGATTTTGAATACTACACGCCCTGCCCTAACACCTTGGGGCAAGTAAACAATTGTACTGGATGGCGACAATACACCGGCGGAACATCTGACTACTACAATACCTGCGCGACTACAACTACATATGTCGGAATACCGGCCAATTTGCTTGGTTTCCAATACGCAGCCAGCGGAAATGCCTATACGGGCGTGATTACCTACACCTATAATAATTTGACCGGTCCTGCTAACTATAAGGAGTATATCGCTACTAGCATATCGCCCCTACAGGCTGGTAAACATTACGAGGCTTCAATGTCTGTTAGCCTTGCTGATACAGCAGGCTGGGCTTCTAATGACCTGGGCATGTTTTTTTATGATTCAGGACCCAATACCGTTTCGGGCACCGTAGTGCTCCCCGTCACCCCGCAAGTCTCATTTAGCAGTTATGGCAATATTACCGATGAGATCAACTGGACACGTCTGTCGGCAATATTTACGGCAGACTCTGCTTACGACAATCTCGTAATCGGCGGCTTTACGCATTTTAGCTCCCTAAATCCCACATATCTTGGTGGTACGGGTTCTAACAGCATTCATTCTTATTATTTTATTGATTCTGTATTTATCAAACAGGTTGATACATTAGAGCCGCGGTTTAGCGGAACATTGCTTTGCGGGACAGATAGCTTCTCCATAAACTATTTTGTGCTGCCATCCGTTTTTAATGCAGGCAATGTATTTACTGTACAACTATCTAATGCCAGCGGAAGTTTTGCCACGCCTATCAACATAGGTACTAAAGCATCCAGTACATCTGGCACAATTAAAGTCGGTCTCCCAGCCTCGCTTACACCAGGCGCCGGTTACCGTATCCGTTTGGTTGCCACAAATATTCCTTTCGTATCTGCCGACAACGGAAAGGATATTGCCATTGGAATGACACTACCTGCAAAACCCATTGCCGCGAGCAATTCACCGGTATGTTACGGCGATACCCTCAAGCTATCGGCAACGGTAACTGGTACGATAACTGGTTGGCTTTGGACAGGGCCTAACAATTTCACTAGTACGCTTTCTAATCCTGTTATTAATAGCGCGACAACCGTAATGTCTGGCAACTACATTGCAAAAGCCCTAAAGTACGGTTGTGTATCGAGCGATACCGAAACGGTGTCTATAGTGCAAAAGCCGTCATTGATCGTGGCTACCAGCAACGCCCCCTTATGTATTGGCGACACCTTGAAGCTCTCCGGCAACATAAGTAGCCCCGGCACGACCTACAGCTGGACGGGACCAAACAGTTTTTGGGCCAATACCCGAAACACCGATATTGCCCCGGCTGGAACCATTCACAATGGTGACTACGTAATAACAGGCACATTAAACGGATGTACTGTGAAAGATACTGTGACCGTCGCAATAAACTCCAAGCCGGTGGGACTCGTCGCAACCAGCTCTTCGCCAGTATGCGAGAATGACACCCTAAAGCTCTATGCAACGGCAACAACGACCGGTGTCACCTATTCGTGGTCCGGACCTTTGGCCTTTAACAGTGCAGGACAGAATCCACAAATATTCAGTGCAACAGGCCTTAACACAGGCAACTATACTGTTACCTGCTCCAATGGAGGCTGCCTGGATAAAGACACCGTATATGTGCAAGTAAAAGCCTTACCTACACCTGTGATAGCGGGAAATAATGGACCTGTGTGTCCAAACACTTCGATCAACCTGTCCGCCAACAATACCATAGGTGCAACCTACAACTGGACGGGACCTTTATCGTTTGCTTCGTCGCAGCAAAACCCGGTTATCAATAATGCAACATTTTCGCACGGGGGCACGTATTCGGTAACTGCGACTGTGAACGGTTGCACCTCACTTGCAAGCACCACTACAGTTATTGTCGCTACTCCTGCTGCAACGTACACAGCGGGTAGTAACAGTCCTGTATGTGCAGGCGGCAACTTAAATCTAAATGTAACGAACATGGCCGGCGCGAGCTTTACATGGAGCGGACCAAATGGGTTTGCAGCAACTGCGCAAAACCCCGCAATAAACCCTGTGTCTGTAAATGATGGTGGCATTTATTCCGTATATGCTACACTAAATGGTTGTCAATATCCTGCAGTAACTACTAATGTAACTGTCACAACTATTTCCTCTCTCGCCATTTATCCTAGTCCTAACGATACACTCTGCATCAATAATGCAAACGCAACATTTGTAGCAGCGCCTTTTAATGCGGGAACTGCGCCGCAATACCAGTGGTTCAAGAACAATACGCTGATGGGCGGCGCAACGAATCTCTCTTACCCCGCAACCGGCATCGCCAATGGCGATAGCTTCTATTGCCGCATGACGGTAACAGGCTTGTGTGCTGACCCACTTGTTCTTTATAGCAATAAGGTTGGCATGACAGTGCTGCCACTTACAGCAGGACCTACTGTTTCAATAACAGCAGATCCGGGCACGCTGCTCAGCCCATGGCAGCTGGTGAAGTTTACGGCTGTTGCTACCAATGCAGGTACCCTGCCTAAATACCAATGGAAACGCAATGGCCAGGATGTAATAGGTGCTACCAGCAATGTGTGGAGTGCGAATAACCTTTCGAACTTAGATACTATCAGCTGTATCGTAACAAGCGACGTGTGGTGCGCTTCACCATCGAACGCGAGCAGCAACAGGATGGTGGTGAATATCAAGACGGGTATCTCTGATATTGATGCGGACAGAAAACTGGAGTTGTACCCGAATCCTAATAACGGGTCGTTTGTTGTGAACATCCCCACCTTCAAAGGGGGTAGTCTACGTGTCGACGTTGTCGACGCGCTGGGAAGAACTGTTTACAGAGATCAATTGCAAACTGCTAATCATCAATTAGAGGTCACCCTGCCTGCTTCTGTAGCCAATGGCGTTTATATGCTGAAGCTGGCTGCCGATGGTGCGGTGTATCATGCGAGGTTTACGGTGGGGAGGTAGGCCTGCGCGAATGAAAAATTTTCGTAACGGCATGATTTTTATTGTTATAGAGGAAATTAGTTGAAAAACGGCCATGTTATTCATTCACACTACCCAAAACGGGGCAGAATCCTCGTGTAGCTACTCCACAAATTATCACTGTTTGAAGACGACGGGATGTGAACTACGGCTTAAAACGGAGAGGAGAGAGAGATGGAGAAACAACCCCTGACACGCCAACAAGCGGAAGATCTGCGGGAGCAATTCAGTCACCTGGTAGGACAGCCGCTAAACACGGGAGTAGACGACAGTCTTGTTATAGACTGCGTTGCCGTGGTGCCGTATGATGATATAAACCGATACATATACCTGATAGATTACAGGGAGTGCCGCGATGTGATAGAAGCATTGGGCTTTTACGTGGGTCCGCTGTTCGATGTAGTATTGATATCGGTAATGAAAAGCGACCGGACACAGGTATTTTACAAAGAACTAAGAACATACCTGCAAGAGCAAAATCTTAACAGAGCCGACCAACTGGAATCTCCGGAGGTCAGTGACAATATTTAATTTCTGTATGGTCAACCAAAACCAGCCTCATGATGTCTATCATGGGGCTTTTTTGTTGTGCACAGGATAACACAAAAAGGCAACACGTTACGAAAAGATATAAAGTTTCATTAACTTGTAGGTTTTAAAACTTAGCAGAAGTGAAGCACTATACCCTTTTCCTGCTCTTTACTTTATTATCAATAGTAGCAGGTGCGCAAACTTATTACCCGGTAACGCATACCTCTGGTACGCAAACCATCGGTACCAACAACGTAACCGTAACAGGCCTGGGGTCTGTATATGTACCGGGCATATCCTGCGGTGTTGGCCCTTACGGTATCGGACTGAGCAACCTGCCGGGTGGTTTCATGTTCCAGTTCTCTACACCCATCAACCGCATACGATGCAGGTTCTATGCGTTCCATAATACGGAGTCGTACGTGGTGTTTGGCAATGGCGTGCAACACCTCATTACTACGCCCGATGTATCGCTGACAACAATAGGGTGTCCCGCTACTTCGATACTGCCTACAGTTACCAGCACAGGCGTGGTGCTTAATGCTAACCCGAGTACCATACCGTTGGTAGATAACATACACCAGGTGGATATACTGTTTTCAACACCGATGGATTCAGTACGCGTATGGCGCTTGCTATCGACAAATGGTGGCGCGTGCATACACGATTTTCAGTTCAGTTTCGATACCATGGCTGTGATCACGCAACCCTATATCGACACTGTAAAATGCCCCAGCGATAGTGTGCATGTGGCGTTTACCACGATCTCCAACTTCCAAGCAGGTAATGTATTCACTTTGCAACTGTCAAATGCTTCTGGCAGCTTTGCAGCACCGACCAACATCGGTACGCTCGCAGCTACCACCGCAGGCACTATTCATGGCAAACTGCCAAACTCACTACCCGGCACTGGTTACAGGGTGCGCATAGTAAGCACCAACCCGGTGCGCACATCGGCCGACAATGGGGTGAACATAAAAGTGGTGGGCGGCATGGGCAGCGTACTGGCCACAAGCAACAGCCCGATATGCCAGGATGCCACGCTCAACCTATCGGCCAGCGGCGGCTTGCCCAATGCCACATACGACTGGACAGGGCCGAACTCATATACATCTGCTACCCAAAATCCAAGCATAACCGGCGCGCAGCCCACACACTCTGGCGACTATATAGTAACTGCCTCGCTGAATGGTTGCAGCGTGAAGGATACCGTGACTGTATTAGTAAAGCCAAAACCTGCAGTGCCTACAGCTAACAACAATGGTCCTGTATGCGAAGGGGCCAGCATCAACCTGACGTCCAACAGCACAACCCCGGGAGCATTGTATAATTGGACAGGCCCTAACAGCTTTACAGCTGGTCAGCAAAATCCAACCATCACTACTACTGTATTGGCACATACAGGTGTATTTAGTGTAACCGCTACGCTCAATGGTTGCACTTCGGCGGCGGGTACTACAAGTGTAACCATCAAGCCATACCCCACAGTACCGACAGCGGGCAACAACACACCCATCTGCGCAGGTGCTGATCTGAACCTCACGGCCAACACCAGCACAGCGGGTGTAACTTATACATGGACGGGGCCTAATGGTTTTACATCGAGCATACAAAATCCAACCATACCTGCAGCAGGACCCAACGACGCAGGCACTTACACGGTAAAGGCTACACTTAACGGATGTACTTCAGGTGCGGCATCAACTACACCGGTTATCAATATCGTTTCTTCTATAGGCGGCTGGGCCAGCCCGAGCGATACGGTGTGCGCAGGTTCTACCGTGACCTTTGTGGTAGTGCCTAATAACCCCGGCCCTACACCGACGTACCAATGGTATAAGAATGGCGCACAAATAAGCGGAGCTAATAGTACGCTGTATGCTACCAGTGCGGTAAGCGATGGCGATTCTTTCTATTGCCAGATGATAGCGCCTAATGTTTGCGCGAATACATTGAACTTATATAGCAACGGCATCAAAATGCATGTGTTGCCTATTACTACAACACCATCAATAGACATCAACTCTAACCCAGCTACACCACTGCCGGGACAGAACATCCTGTTCATGGCGACTGTCAGCAATGGCGGTTACCAACCAACTTTCCAGTGGCAGCGTAACGGACAGAACGTTGTTGGTGCGATACATGCCAACTGGAGCACATCTGGCCTGCACCCTAACGATAAGATCAACTGCATCGTACAAAGCAGCGACCCTTGCGCTACGCCAAAGAATGCTTTCAGTGATACGATGGTGGTGAACTTCCCTACTGGCATCAACGAAGTGAACAAAGGCGAACTGAGCTTGTACCCGAATCCGAATAATGGTGAGTTTATTGTGAACATCCCCCTTGCCCCCTTCAAAGGGGGGAATTTACGTGTCGACGTTGTCGACGCTGTGGGACGTAAGGTGTACCAATCAATTTATCAAGCCAATACCCCAACAATTGAAATTGCTTTGCCCGCTTCTGTAGCCAACGGTGTGTATATGCTGAAGTTGCGAGCGGATGAGGAAACACATACCATACGTTTTACAGTTAACAGGTAAGTCCATTTAATTTGCCCATACAACCTTAACCTATTATGTTTCGTTTTGCTTTTTTTATTGCTGCCTTTGTAAGCTTGTTTGCATTTACCAGCCAGGCGCAGCCCTACTATAAAGTATCGCATACATCCGGCACACAAACCATCGGCACCCATGCCGTTACGGTTACGGCCACCAATGCTGCATCCACATACTCGCCGGCCAGCTGCGGACTGGCGGCTAACTCGTACTTAGTGGCTCAGAACAATACCCAACTGGGATATAAATACGCCATGGTACCCCCTGTGTATAAAGTCCGTTTCAT
It encodes:
- a CDS encoding T9SS type A sorting domain-containing protein; protein product: MKYLLPLLLAFYCLSSNAQNILTNGSFEQYTNCSMGPFTNSTNWRPYTSGGSPDYYNSCGPAMVPTNWIGTQTPAHGNAYAGFSAYTPNNFYEYVATSFPPLTPGFTYEISISASLADVSGFGVNGLGVYFYDGGPATITMPGVCLSVTPQVSFSSYGPQTNTTGWNRLVGTFVADSTYDNLVIGGFLAPSAATIVTNPGGSSGYAYYYIDSVVLKTSDSLKLQFTGNMLCGADSFMVPYVASTGLFNSGNVFTVQLSNASGSFATPINIGSKAATTGGTIKVGLPSSLTPGTGYRMRVVASNIVFASTDNGTDIAIAMTPPVKPVAASNNPVCEGNTITLSATTTSSVTGWSWTGPNNFSSTVSNPSINNATQPLSGIYIVKALNYGCISSDTELVTIIPNPIVVAASNSPVCEGVTLNLSASNAGAGAGYSWTGPAGFSAGIQNPALTNITSAQAGDYVVTATLSGCTARDTVTVQTKLMPAVPVVSVSGPSCIGGSLNLTAASSTSGVNYNWTGPLSFTSTTQNPIITNTTTSMSGVYSVTATLNGCTSAAGATVATVHLYPATPTASSSTPVCAGGTSNLSANSITPGVNYNWTGPNGFTSTAQNPSISPAPLNGSGIYSVTAEANGCVSPAGSTNVTINNVSSLGVYPSPNDTLCINNANANFVSVPFNAGTAPQYQWFKNNTLIGGATSITYPATGIADGDSFYCRMTVTGLCADPLILYSNKVGMTVLPLTAGPTVSITADPGTLLSPWQLVKFTAVATNAGTLPKYQWKRNGQDVIGATSNVWSANNLSNLDTISCIVTSDVWCASPASNFSNRMVVNIKTGISDIDADRKLELFPNPNNGSFVVNIPTFKGGNLRVDVVDALGRTVYRDQLQTANHQLEIALPASVANGVYMLKLGVDGAVYHARFTVGR
- a CDS encoding T9SS type A sorting domain-containing protein, translated to MKYLLPLLLVFCCLSSNAQNIVPNGDFEYYTPCPNTLGQVNNCTGWRQYTGGTSDYYNTCATTTTYVGIPANLLGFQYAASGNAYTGVITYTYNNLTGPANYKEYIATSISPLQAGKHYEASMSVSLADTAGWASNDLGMFFYDSGPNTVSGTVVLPVTPQVSFSSYGNITDEINWTRLSAIFTADSAYDNLVIGGFTHFSSLNPTYLGGTGSNSIHSYYFIDSVFIKQVDTLEPRFSGTLLCGTDSFSINYFVLPSVFNAGNVFTVQLSNASGSFATPINIGTKASSTSGTIKVGLPASLTPGAGYRIRLVATNIPFVSADNGKDIAIGMTLPAKPIAASNSPVCYGDTLKLSATVTGTITGWLWTGPNNFTSTLSNPVINSATTVMSGNYIAKALKYGCVSSDTETVSIVQKPSLIVATSNAPLCIGDTLKLSGNISSPGTTYSWTGPNSFWANTRNTDIAPAGTIHNGDYVITGTLNGCTVKDTVTVAINSKPVGLVATSSSPVCENDTLKLYATATTTGVTYSWSGPLAFNSAGQNPQIFSATGLNTGNYTVTCSNGGCLDKDTVYVQVKALPTPVIAGNNGPVCPNTSINLSANNTIGATYNWTGPLSFASSQQNPVINNATFSHGGTYSVTATVNGCTSLASTTTVIVATPAATYTAGSNSPVCAGGNLNLNVTNMAGASFTWSGPNGFAATAQNPAINPVSVNDGGIYSVYATLNGCQYPAVTTNVTVTTISSLAIYPSPNDTLCINNANATFVAAPFNAGTAPQYQWFKNNTLMGGATNLSYPATGIANGDSFYCRMTVTGLCADPLVLYSNKVGMTVLPLTAGPTVSITADPGTLLSPWQLVKFTAVATNAGTLPKYQWKRNGQDVIGATSNVWSANNLSNLDTISCIVTSDVWCASPSNASSNRMVVNIKTGISDIDADRKLELYPNPNNGSFVVNIPTFKGGSLRVDVVDALGRTVYRDQLQTANHQLEVTLPASVANGVYMLKLAADGAVYHARFTVGR
- a CDS encoding T9SS type A sorting domain-containing protein gives rise to the protein MKHYTLFLLFTLLSIVAGAQTYYPVTHTSGTQTIGTNNVTVTGLGSVYVPGISCGVGPYGIGLSNLPGGFMFQFSTPINRIRCRFYAFHNTESYVVFGNGVQHLITTPDVSLTTIGCPATSILPTVTSTGVVLNANPSTIPLVDNIHQVDILFSTPMDSVRVWRLLSTNGGACIHDFQFSFDTMAVITQPYIDTVKCPSDSVHVAFTTISNFQAGNVFTLQLSNASGSFAAPTNIGTLAATTAGTIHGKLPNSLPGTGYRVRIVSTNPVRTSADNGVNIKVVGGMGSVLATSNSPICQDATLNLSASGGLPNATYDWTGPNSYTSATQNPSITGAQPTHSGDYIVTASLNGCSVKDTVTVLVKPKPAVPTANNNGPVCEGASINLTSNSTTPGALYNWTGPNSFTAGQQNPTITTTVLAHTGVFSVTATLNGCTSAAGTTSVTIKPYPTVPTAGNNTPICAGADLNLTANTSTAGVTYTWTGPNGFTSSIQNPTIPAAGPNDAGTYTVKATLNGCTSGAASTTPVINIVSSIGGWASPSDTVCAGSTVTFVVVPNNPGPTPTYQWYKNGAQISGANSTLYATSAVSDGDSFYCQMIAPNVCANTLNLYSNGIKMHVLPITTTPSIDINSNPATPLPGQNILFMATVSNGGYQPTFQWQRNGQNVVGAIHANWSTSGLHPNDKINCIVQSSDPCATPKNAFSDTMVVNFPTGINEVNKGELSLYPNPNNGEFIVNIPLAPFKGGNLRVDVVDAVGRKVYQSIYQANTPTIEIALPASVANGVYMLKLRADEETHTIRFTVNR
- a CDS encoding helix-hairpin-helix domain-containing protein, producing the protein MKRLIKSYTNFTRPERNGLIGLCLLLAVVIAARVITAEPNSRVGEPRIAAAYRQQNDGFLKTTPKRKQPATNLEDAESPTTPSAQSEKSFKSAVQTFDPNTADSLTLRSFGLKPHTIANLLKWRAKGKRFYKKEDLKPLYTLTNEEYTMLAPHIAIRPLQIDLNTADSITLLQLRGIGPKLAHKIIVRRNTIGAFTNYAQLKELYHFPDGVFEGLVEELKPLSEPQINRDGTD